A segment of the Lycium ferocissimum isolate CSIRO_LF1 chromosome 5, AGI_CSIRO_Lferr_CH_V1, whole genome shotgun sequence genome:
AACTTCTACTTTAggtcttttaatttttcacaaaaaaaaaaagtcatttaaTTTAACATATCATTTGTGGGTAACAATTTTTCTATATAATACACTTAATTTTGTCTAATAGTTGATGGTGCTAATCCAACTACCACAGCCGTACACATCAGATGTGAGCCGAAACCATATTCTCATTATGTCCCTATGTGCCAAatctaacattttttttgtgaataaaaCAAATATAGATACTACTAACTTGTACTAATAAATATTCTTGTGCCAAGTGGTCTCTTACCCACCGCAGATTAAACATGAACGGTTACATGTGCATAATGAGataatgttaaaaatgaaaaaagagaataaagaaatttaattaTGTGGACACAAAATTGAATAAGCTTATTATTAATTACCAACTAATAGCATACAAGTCAAAAGATAAacctaattaattatattaaaaCATTATTAAACCGCCGGGCCGGCTGTTTAACCATTCCTCTCTAACCTAATGACATTTCCTTACAGGAAACTATATCCTCATCTATACCACGTCGtatacatttcatgattttttttaaagtctatATGTGATTCTTTTCACATGCATTAACAGAGTAGGGAAACCTTCTCATTCAAACTAGTAAATTATAGTTCGTTGTGTTCTTTTAGTTATCGAGACATTCTCTTGAGACTGTTGATTTGACGCATTTACAATATCACTTGAACTCTCTCCCTCAACGAGATGATGATCGAATGGTTCTCTTAATCACATGATATAGCAACCATTAGGATTTTCATCACTGAACATGTGAGGTTCGTTGTGCAAATATGTCGTTGGAGGAGATGGTGGTACATATGATGGTTGGTGGTGGGCGTAATCCATGACATAGCCCGTATTAGCGTTATAACCAGGATCGTACATTATGCCATAATCTTGATTCATGTAACTTTGGTTGTACATGGGCATTGCATAATGAGTTTGTGCATTGTAACCATTATATTCTAGTTTGTTCACTTCAGCCTTTGTCTCTACACTTTTGCTTCCTTCACCTTTTGATTCACCTTCTTTCTTCTCATCACTGCttgctttctctttcttttctccgTCACCGCCGCCACCACcgccttctttctctttcttctctccACCACCATTGCCGCCGCCTTCTTTCGCTTTCTtctcaccaccaccaccaccttcTTTGGCTTTCTTTTCACCTCCTCCATCATCTTTCTTTGGTGGAACAATTTCAACATTTCGTTTCAATTTATCTTTCAAGTATGGAAGTAATTCCTTTAAGTCCATTGTTCCTTTTACCGTGACCAAATCTTTTTCTGAATCAACTTTGACTTCATCTACCCCTATAAATAAAAGAGTAAACAATAAAAATGTCAATCACCATAAACAGCATAATTCTCACAGGAAGGGAATAATTCTCTTAAAACTTCACGGATAAtccttaaatataaaaaaagctGATTGCATGCCAcatctaatttttttattaaaaatgaaaatattaataaataattaagaatTCAACGCAGTTGTTTATCTTACCATCAATCTTCTTTATAATTCTCTTTATTTTGTGTGCGCATCCGTCACAGTGCAACCGAATCTTCAACACCACTGAGCTTGCTTGTGGCTAAACacatcaaacaaaaaaattagaacAGATATAATCAGAAATAGTTCAAACTAATAATACCaagtttaattaaaacatttataacatattaagTAATTAGTTtaaattacgaacattatttGTATAAATAACTTTTATACTATAACGTCTCATTACCTATTATAACAGATAACTTGCCTTATTTTTAAAATCACAGATCTCGCATTGCAAAGAGATTAAGCAATATTCCCGCCGTCTCCAATTATCTGTCGtgattttttgaaataattttctcaaattatttatccttTTATAAGTTCAAGTTAAAATTAATTatcttttctcattttacccttagtaataaTTGTTCTTGAAGACTATAAACACCTCAATTGATGGATCGGAGATGACACATTAATTAAACGAAGAGATTGTATCTTGACGTACATAAggataataaaaaataattaaaacaccATCCCTATTTCTTAAAGTGCTATACAAAAGAAAATCGCTATCGATGATTTAAGACggaaagtaaaatattttataatgaaTCCGACAatataaaagatttttttttttttttttggtttcctatCGTGTGTCCGCTCACCTTATTGGAAATTTACTTAAATCCCATTCGGCGTGGGTAGTCCCACATTGGGGAGCAAAGCACTCCTAAACGATAGTGACACCGTATCCAAGGGGGCTCAAACTTAAGACCTCTTGATTAAGAATGAAGTAATACGAATCACTGCACCACTACCCTTGTTGGTCGTATAAAAGATTCTTTATACTTACTATGAATACAAATTAAATTGTAGTTACATTAATTAGCAACATCAGTTACCAACTCGATAGTTTAAAGAAGGAAATTGAAATTACCTCTTTAGGCTTCTTTTCTTCTGGTTTTTTCTCTTCCACTTTTTTCTCATCTTGCTTTTTATCATCTggctttttctcttcctttttagGCTGAGGGGAGAGGAGGTCCACTTTCTTCTTGGTTTTGGTAGCCACTTTGTCCTTGAGCCATGTAGGATCCACGTTTCCTTTCACTGTCAATTTTCCACTTTCACAATCTGCCTTTACCTCTTCCACACCTTCATTTTTTTAGGCCAACAAAATCAGTAAGTATTCAATTCAGAGTCGGAATCAGCATTTAAACTTTATGAGTTTTATATTAATTAGTGTTAGTAATTGAGTTTTGAATATAATTTACATATAAATATTTAGTGAATTTTGTAATACAAATTCAAAGTTTACACTAAAGCTATCAGTTCGATAATTTAGTGAATTTCTCAATACAAATTCAGAATCTACACTAAAACAAACTATTGGGTCATTGGCACTTATGctcctattttgtgctggtctttgcACCTCATAACATAACTTTTTCGTgagacataaatttatatttttacatctAATATCCTACTATAAATTATGTCCGCGCCCTTAAAAAACATATGCtaaaggacaaaaatttaaGTTCAGCCCATTTaaagggcaaaaaattaaagtccaaCCCATATGAAGGGAAACggtgcaatttcttcaatacTATTAGGTACTGTTTGCCTTCTAACTTTGACCTGACTAGACTGTCTCATAAAATTACTCCATTTGGATAAAAATGTCAAGGTCAAAAAGGATGAAATTTTTGTGGTAAGAAAATTTTAACCGTCAAATGCACATCTAACAATGATGGTTCCTTGAAAAAACCGTAAAGTACTCTATGCCGACAAATTCAAGGAACCAATATTTCTCCATGTCATAATATAagcttaaaaaaaagaaaaaaaaatctttttcttgGGAAAAATTGATAATATAAAGTTCAAACTATTTCAATTTTCGTGTATTGTTAATAATGTTACCTTCTAAATGGCGAATTGAACGTTTGACTTTTTTAGCACATCCTTGACAATGCAAATCAAGTTTTAAGATTATGGCATCATTCTTCTTCTCTGCTACCTCTGctttagtttcttcttttttctgaaacccaaaaaataaaacaaaaaatatatcaaaaatttgagtattaagaatgaaatttgaattaaaatgggaattttgagaaAGAATTTAAAGGGTTTTGTTGTAGATGGAGTAAGTGATATGAAATTTACCTCACCCATTTGAAGAGATATATTATTGTGTGTTAGAAAATGAAGAGATTAAGGGAAATATGAAAGGAATTTggtttgaagagaaaaaaatggaggcAAATGAGAGAATATATAGAACAATGTttgttgaatgaatagtgattGATGATATCAGCCTAAGACATTTACATATTTTggactcttttatttattttctttttcgctgcggagattttttttttctgtttttttttctcgtgggtgtgtgtttttttttggggggggggggggggaaggggtTGGGGTTTTGGGGCGGGGGGTTAAGGCTTTGGgtatagtatatgtatgtgAACATATGGATGGGATGTATGTGAACGATACATGTATGTGAAATGGCTTAATATATCAAGGCATATATCAATAGCCTTTCAAACTTGCGGGTGAATTTTATTTAGACAACTCAAATTAGGTTTTATTTCAATCGAACacctgaacacatgataaagtgttTATATTAGACACTTttagtttgaattttgaaaaaatttctgTGCGTGTTCGAAATGCTAATTACGTAGATAagttaaccacttaaaatatgtcacctCTTTTATAATTATACGCATCAATTGAGGCGTAAAATCTCAAGTATGTTCTAATTGAGGCCGATGCATATAATTAAATGCgatgatatattttatgtgattaacttAACAACCTAATAGACGATTCAAACCAgacacaatttttttaaaaatatttgaagtgcTCAACTATAAATCTATAACATATCGTAATTAAAATCTCTACATGAAATTTATTATAAATTTAGAAAGTTATCGATGCATTAAGCCATGTAAAATAGGATTGCCGCCGTAGTGGAAGTAACTGTTGGATTTTTGGCTATGAGAGGATGGTTTTGGACTTATGTTACTTTAGTTTTCATGATTTACTAGCTAACTTTAACAACcacttttttactttctttttaaaaactttttactCGAAAGAGGTGTTctacttttcaaataaaaataataactcaCGTGCAACTACAAATTGACAGATGAAAGAAGTCGAATTGTTCACTTTGTCTCATATTATGTTAAGAtatcattattaaaaaaaaaaaaaaaattaaatttacctTTTGTTAATAGTTaatagttaaaaattaaaatttaattttgttattaTAAAAGTGGGTTATAATTACCCTTATTGATTGAGCAGAAGTTTTTAAGTACGTTGCTGGTTTTATCATAAAAAAGATGAACTTTACCCTAGAATTATGAGAAATAGTTCAGATTTAcctataattttttaaaaataatttgtattCGGCCATCATTCTGCGCAATCATTGTTCCTCATCCCTCTAAATCAATCGACAATATAGCAATTCGTTCTTTTCCACCATTCCCCGTAGTCACTGTTCCTCATCCCGCTAAATCAATCGACACTATAGCAATTTGTTCTTTTCTACCTCCGAAAGCACCACTTGAAGACCACTCCGTTCAAACGATCTCTCTCACACCTTCATTATTGCCATTTTCGCAAGTAGTCGTTTCCTATCTGCCAGAAGATCACTGGCCCTTTGAGAAGAAAATGTGATGAAGTTGTATTAATGAAGTTCCAATAGATGTGAAAATTCAATTTGGTTGTAGAATCAATCGTtgtttgaaattatatttggtAATTTAAGGCTTGAGAGTGACTAATTTGACTTGTGGCATAAAAACTTAGGCTTGAGACTGACTAATTTTGATTTGTGGCATAAAAACTTAGTCGTTTAAGATTTGAAGTGTTAAAAGATAGTGGTGCCACTGCCAGGACAATGatcctttttatattataaaatgGCTTATTTGACTTTGTGTATATCCTTTTTAATATTCACCATTCGTGGCATAAAAACTTAGTCGTTTAAGATTTGTAGTGTTAAAAGATAGTGGTGCCACTGCCATAACAATGATCCTATATTTCAAAGTTTACGAGcaacaaaacaaacacgatCAATTATCGAGCCACTTTCCATAGTTTCAGTTgtatttatgtgatttcaaaACAACACGATCAATGAACaaccaatgtatttgaagttttagAGAATTGAACTATTTGATAAAGATAATGATGTATTTTCAATTcatattaaatatcatgtatttgtgtgagtaacattTTCCTAAAATGTTTTGAAACTATTGATTTCGATTATATTTGATGACTTATATATTAAATCtcattttatataatttgattttaaatacatatatatagaaaaccATTATTGCAAAAAATATGAAGAATCtataatacacaaatatatgaaTTACAAAAATACGCAAAAAATTTGGTGCTTTAACCCCAATACATATATTTTGTCTTATCAAAAGCCTAAAAAActctctctccccttctctcGATAACCACCACCATGGCCTTCACATCACTAattgattttgtggaagaataataacaaataGCGAAAAATTCATTGGGATAGAACGTGAGTATTTAGTAGTCAAAAAGGTGAAGAAGTCATAAAAGGTGTTTTAGAGAAAAcaatgtatattaagtgattaatattgttacttaaaaggggatatggacaatttttaggtgtatttgtgaaatggtaattcgaggttaaattagaaaagtatttagttattattagtaattaaaataaaaggtagttattaccaCTAATTATGCTTAGATATATAACGCGTTACAAAATCGCCTTAAACTttgaccctctttcttcttcaGAGAATTGAGCgtatttttctttaattcttcGATCTTCCTAAAACTTTTAAACTATCGACTATAttgacttataatactttttatataaattttaaatacatatattttattgCAAAAAATATGAAGAATCTATACTTGAATTTACACAAAAAATTAGGTCCAATTCAGGACACATTAAACGCAATGATAAACAAATTATTTAGTAATTCTCAAATAGAAGTagatggttaaaaaaaaaaatatctatatgtcattcaaaatttgaaaaaataaataggcTTAATATATCGCGCGTGTTTACTACTCGACACGAACTACATTTCCAATTGAACACTTAAACGCATGATAAAGTATACCAATTAGGCACTTTCggttcaaaatttcaaaaaaattgttgcgCGTGTTCTTGAATGCTCATTATGTAGATAAGTTAACCACTTAAAAATCTCACCTCCTTTAATTATTCGCAATTGCCTCAATAAGCCATAATATATCATGCATGTTCCAATTAAGgttgatgtgtataattaaaaaagatgacatattttatgcgtaacactttatcatgtgtttAGGTGTTCAATTGGAACAAGCCGTAAatcgagtgtctaaatgaaatttgctAGCAAGTTTTGGGGGCTATCTATGTATTAAGCCTAATTAATACACAACATACATTAATTTCCtacataaaattttatttaactaTTATTAACCAATTTGTGGTCGTACGTTATGTTAAATAAACACATTTTGCTggtttttttactttatttagtTTAATGTCGTCAAATATGTTCCAAAATATGTAAAAACATTAACAAACTTTAAACATTAGAATGAAGAATTTAAAGATTCATAGGACCATATATTATGACAATGTAACAAATAAACAAACGGAAAAAAAATCTACGTCACCTTAATTTGTGGCTAATATATGCTCATTGTAATTAATATTAGATCAACTATTTCTGCATACGTGCACCAAGTGCAACAAAAATTTTCTTTGACTTTGTTATTGACATGTCATCCCATCGGACAAAGATTACGGAGTGTTAATTATGTGGTTTTTAAttgtttgtaattttttaataaatattctAGGTGAAGGACAAAAGAGAGgataatttatttttgggtGAAAAGGTCTATGACTTAATATTCGTTTTAGAATTATATGTTTGGCTTCTCAGACAATTACTGAGCTAGCTTGTCCATTTTAACGTTGAACAAGGCGTATATATTTGGCTTTTTAATAAGGAATTATTCTTATGGGATTTCTCGAAcgtcattttattttgtttctttggCTTTTTCTTTAACCCAAAAGACAATATATGTGATTTGGTACTTGCAACGATTTGATTAACGTAATTCGTAaacctagttttttttttaaagaaaaattaacaTTACGGTATCGAAAAGTCACCAGCTAAACTAATTATCTACATTCGCATTGGTCGGTTCACTAAAGGGCAAGCTATATATTTCTTGTCAAGAAGTTACTCATTTCATGAGTCGAATGCAGATCTTTGATTAAGGGTCGAAGGATTCTTACTATTCTATCAGATTCAGGGTTCAAAGTTCATggataaaaatattatggatcCCACTAAATGGTATGATGAGATCAGGGTCGTATATATTGTACAAGATACAATAGATTCATTAACCTGATAACAATATTGTCTCAAATTCTAAAAGTGTAAAAAAATTCACTCAATTAGTCCTAACTCAtgtaatttcaattttttctctCAGTTATAAGGGAGTAGGTTAATAATGCTGAATTTCAACTAATCCAATGTAAAACAGAAGTACAAGCATAAGAATTGAAACAAGTAGTACTGATATTTGTAAAAAGGTGCAAAGTACTTAAACAAACTGTACTTATTGCTTAAGTTCTTTGTACGATAAAACCAAAGGAAAAAAGTAGTACTGTATTCAATTCCTAATATATTTGGTGATGTTGGTGGCACAAAGTTGGTGCaaaaaatcattatctattttgAACATTTACAACGACGTATTTGTCAATCTTGTAATATCGGTCTAGGTAAATTTGATCTATCGGTTTGAAAAAGTAattttgaaagagaaaaaagcTTCTAGCAAAAACTTCTATGCTCTAGAAGATTTTTATATTGAAAAAGCCAAACTATTTGAAAGAGAGAATTTTGTCATCCGTTATTTTCGACCCAAAAATGTCCTTACCGTTAAAAGTAGCTCAAAAATACCCTCTATACCCATGAACTGTAGGGAACAGAGGACAAAATTGAGCCTTTTTCATCCAAGCTGGATCATAGTGGGAGGGTATTTTTGAGCAACTTGACTAATGACGAAGGTATTTTGAGTGACTTTTTAAAGATAAGGACATTTTTCCCCGGAAATAAAATGGAGGGCAAACTTATCAATTTCAAATAGTTCATTAGCAAAATTCATCATTTTCCCATATTTTTATAACGTTTTTTCACATGAAGATCAATAGAAttagttttaaaataattttgattatTACAATATTTACAACAGCAACAGTGATAAGTCAAAATTTTAGACTTCTGACTTTGAAAATAGGCAGAATTTCCTTGGAAATGatgtataaattatattaatgctCTTGGGTAATtatgaattgatttttttattttattttttgtgaacATTTACTCGAATAAGTGTTTTTTCAcgctaaatatttatttgtcaAATATATCACTCTCTCAAATTGATAGTGCTTGTACTATTTTTcttcctcctttcctttttaaagtTTAACGTGGTAATGCAATGTTGGCTACAAGAGGATGTCAGGTCATTTTTACATTcgaaattatgtgaattaatCAACATTTAGTGAAGGTGATTCTTTGAGTTTTCATTTTCAGTGTAAGTATCGATCGTTTCAATTTTCAAAGAATAGACTACACAAAATTATCTGTAAATTGAACATTTTGGACAGGTAGCAATTGGTTGATTAATTAGCTGCTAATCTCTATATCATGTGGCTATCAATTCCTATTAGATAAATGCTTGCGATCAGTAGCAAAAAAATATTCCACTAGAATTGTCTGCAGTTGAAGAATAAGCAATTAAGATTATTCCTAGAAAGGGAGAAATTTGTTAATCCCTTTATTCAAAGTTGAAAAATTAGATTTAACTCACTTaataaaatttgaaagaaacttgtaattcatttaaaaaaaataaagcctagaaattttaaaaactaaatgTGAAATATCACTCAATAAGTTTACAATTAAGTGAACTTGGTAATCTTCATTAGTGAAATCATATTTTCCTTGTGTGTATATCTCCAAATTACGGACAAATGAAGTAGACTGACATGTTATGGGTCATCACTCAATACTCGTCATGTTGAATTATGAGCTTTAATATTAGGTTGTTGGTCAAGCcatttttgaggaaaaaaatcTCTAAGATCGATCGGAGAAGGGATGCCACAAATTGCGAATATAAATCGTAAAAGTAAATCTGATAAATATAAAGAGATTAAAATATATGATAAAAACAAAGAGAGGAGACATCGATCTTATTGATATAATCGTATTCTTACGACAATTAGTgtagtttaatttgaagaagCTATAATATAAGCTACGAGATACAAATAATATTTACAGATATGTCGGCAGAGACATATTCTCATGGTTGTCTTACAAAGAGCTAAAGGCTCCTATATATTTATGAATGGGGAGCTTAACTACTTGCTAAACTAATGGGATACTGTCCCTTAAAGTGGGAAGATACATCCTTCATTTGGGAAAGAGTTACCACTATGTAGAGGTCCTTGGGGACCAAGTACGATAACAGGTTTAAAGCTTTCttaattgaattagttaattagCCTGTTTTAATGGTAATAGCATCTTTTGATGGTAATAACATTCATCATCAAGCTTTACATACTACTCTCTTAGGGTCAATATCGGCAATAACTTTAGTTAATTGGCCTGTTTCAATGGCTCTAGGATAATGTCACGGGGTGCAATGATCAATAATTTCAAAATAAGACAAGCTAGCTAAGAAGGACAATGTCTGTATGATCACTTAGACCTCTCAACAAATAATCACTATGTGTTCAATTAATTGATCATTAGAGTTATGTCCAATGACGGAAAAGTTGTATAATATCTTCCACTCGAGAAATGGTAATGAATTCCACAGAAGAACCACTACCTAGCATAAAtagcggccaattcaagatatTTGATGGATAGGTTCTAAGTTACTACCATTTTTCACCGAGTACTCGATAGATTATTTATACACATTAAAGCtatttttttaagcaaaaaattaCCAAATTTTGCTGAATAGGCAACCGTAATGATGGCCCCGCCCTAAGTGTAAATGATAACACGAATTCTTAATGATATATAGGAGAAGAAAGCTATCAAATGAAGTTAAATGGTTATATTATACATACCAGTTCACGATGTATCACATATAAGTTTCAGTGTTTCACATacgattttttgtttttaccttTTTGGAGTAATTAACAGtacattctagaaaaaaaaatcacaagaaagTAGTGTAAATTAAACAGCTAAATAAGTTACTTAAAATTCACTTTTTCACTTTATTGGTGGTGTGGTAGGGACTATTGATATCATTAATGGGTGAATTTGAAAAAAGATGTCGACAGAATGAGGAAATTGCTAGTAGCATAACAATTTACAGGATTCCAGTC
Coding sequences within it:
- the LOC132057336 gene encoding heavy metal-associated isoprenylated plant protein 6-like isoform X1, yielding MGEKKEETKAEVAEKKNDAIILKLDLHCQGCAKKVKRSIRHLEGVEEVKADCESGKLTVKGNVDPTWLKDKVATKTKKKVDLLSPQPKKEEKKPDDKKQDEKKVEEKKPEEKKPKEPQASSVVLKIRLHCDGCAHKIKRIIKKIDGVDEVKVDSEKDLVTVKGTMDLKELLPYLKDKLKRNVEIVPPKKDDGGGEKKAKEGGGGGEKKAKEGGGNGGGEKKEKEGGGGGGDGEKKEKASSDEKKEGESKGEGSKSVETKAEVNKLEYNGYNAQTHYAMPMYNQSYMNQDYGIMYDPGYNANTGYVMDYAHHQPSYVPPSPPTTYLHNEPHMFSDENPNGCYIM
- the LOC132057336 gene encoding heavy metal-associated isoprenylated plant protein 6-like isoform X2, giving the protein MGEKKEETKAEVAEKKNDAIILKLDLHCQGCAKKVKRSIRHLEGVEEVKADCESGKLTVKGNVDPTWLKDKVATKTKKKVDLLSPQPKKEEKKPDDKKQDEKKVEEKKPEEKKPKEPQASSVVLKIRLHCDGCAHKIKRIIKKIDGVDEVKVDSEKDLVTVKGTMDLKELLPYLKDKLKRNVEIVPPKKDDGGGEKKAKEGGGGGEKKAKEGGGNEKKEKASSDEKKEGESKGEGSKSVETKAEVNKLEYNGYNAQTHYAMPMYNQSYMNQDYGIMYDPGYNANTGYVMDYAHHQPSYVPPSPPTTYLHNEPHMFSDENPNGCYIM